From Bos javanicus breed banteng chromosome 5, ARS-OSU_banteng_1.0, whole genome shotgun sequence, the proteins below share one genomic window:
- the LOC133248504 gene encoding 1-acylglycerol-3-phosphate O-acyltransferase PNPLA3-like has translation MYDAESGWSLSFAGCGFLGFYHVGVTRCLSEHAPHLLRQVQKFFGASAGALHCAFVLSGIPLDQTLQILMDLTRSARSQKFGILHPGFSLSKHTRDSLQRHLPDNVHQLVSGKMVISLTRVSDGKNVLVSDFHSKDEVVDALCCSCYVPFICGCIPPSFRGVRYVDGGVSDIMPFVDSKKTITVSPFYGESDICPKVKSTFFLNEGFTKLNMQFCTENLYLMFRSLLMLDVKMLGELCLQGYVVALRFLEKNGIREGPHPCLSSAPAEAESAPRSLEPLLGVTTWEAGPEAVELLDHLRLSVLTWDEGVLETLSPELSMALRKAVRNPDGYRNRICNFLPVKIMSYVMLPCTLPVESAIAVVQRLVTWLPDMPSDIQWLWSATSHVCSQAMARLLPVSRS, from the exons ATGTACGACGCCGAGAGCGGCTGGAGCCTGTCCTTCGCCGGCTGCGGCTTCCTGGGCTTCTACCACGTCGGGGTGACCCGCTGCCTGAGCGAGCACGCCCCGCACCTCCTCCGCCAAGTGCAAAAGTTCTTCGGCGCCTCGGCGGGCGCGCTGCACTGCGCCTTCGTCCTCTCCGGGATCCCGCTGG ACCAGACGTTGCAGATCCTCATGGACCTCACCCGGAGCGCCAGAAGCCAGAAATTCGGGATCCTCCACCCAGGcttcagtttgagcaagcacACCCGAGACAGTCTCCAGAGACACCTCCCTGACAACGTCCACCAGCTTGTCTCGGGCAAGATGGTCATCTCGCTTACCAGAGTGTCCGACGGAAAAAACGTGCTGGTGTCGGATTTTCATTCCAAAGACGAAGTCGTGGAC GCCTTGTGCTGTTCCTGCTACGTCCCTTTCATCTGTGGCTGTATCCCCCCTTCCTTCAGAGGCGTG CGGTATGTGGACGGAGGAGTAAGTGATATCATGCCCTTCGTTGATTCCAAAAAGACCATCACTGTGTCCCCCTTCTATGGGGAGAGCGACATCTGCCCCAAAGTCAAGTCCACGTTCTTTCTTAACGAAGGGTTCACCAAGCTCAACATGCAGTTCTGCACAGAGAACCTCTACCTGATGTTCCGGTCGCTGTTAATGCTGGATGTCAAG ATGCTTGGAGAGCTGTGCCTTCAAGGATATGTGGTCGCGCTCAGGTTCTTGGAGAAGAACG GCATCCGTGAGGGGCCCCATCCGTGCCTGAGCTCGGCCCCCGCAGAGGCAGAGTCGGCGCCCAGGAGCCTGGAGCCTCTTCTGGGTGTTACCACGTGGGAGGCGGGGCCTGAGGCAGTCGAGCTGCTGGACCACCTGCGCCTCAGCGTGCTGACCTGGGACGAGGGCGTCCTGGAGACCCTGTCGCCCGAGCTCAGCATGG CACTGAGGAAGGCAGTCAGAAACCCAGATGGGTACAGAAACAGGATTTGCAACTTCTTACCAGTTAAGATCATGTCCTACGTGATGCTGCCCTGTACGCTGCCCGTGGAGTCTGCCATCGCTGTGGTCCAGAG